GGAATTTTGACAAATGAATTTCTTGGTACAGCATCATAATCCTGCTTaattaaatagtttatttttagataaaattattttgttgtatATAGCACACTCAATTTTATACTCCAAATATGAGAAATTTATCTCAtttttgtattaatttagtTGACTTCAAGTATGACTAGAAAGATTATTTTATAGCCAAAGATGTGACACTTTTAATGGTTTAGAGACctaattaatttctaaaacaAAATGCTATGGATCTCCAAAAATGTTATCATTTTTTATGTGAGtgataatattttgataatatGAAAGACAAAATTATGAAGATCTGATGCAATACTCAAATCTAAAATACGAAAAATtttggattaaaattatttatgtattaagtaaaaatatattgacCAATTTTTAGTTTcgagataaaataaaataggatgTGTGAGTCTGAGTCTCTTACCTCTGTAAGTAGTATTGGGTATAGTTCTTAAAAAATGAGATCTATGGACTtgttaaaataaatgaaaaaataagttctttttttttttccccaatcgTGGGATGTATGGGAGAAGTATTATCTCTANTTgtgtttattaaaataaatggaGATATTTTTTACGTTATGTTGTTTTAATTTTGCAAGAATAgtggtatatatgtatatatattatattatatttttttaaaaaaaataaatttagctgaaattataaaataattaagtttccAACTATTTGGGACCTCAACTACTAAGATATTTAAGTTATATTAGGGTAAAATGAGATCTATGGACTtgttaaaataaatgaaaaaataagttctttttttttttccccaatcgTGGGATGTATGGGAGAAGTATTATCTCTACATTTTACCCTAATATAACTTAAATATCTTAGTAGTTGAGGTCCCAAATAGTTggaaacttaattattttataatttcagctaaatttattttttttaaaaaaatataatataatatatatacatatataccacTATTCTTGCAAAATTAAAACAACATAACGTAAAAAATATCtccatttattttaataaacacaaaaatataaatatagacaacaaacctctctctctctctctctctctctctctctctctctctctctcctctcctgaAACTATTTGATCTCCACAAGCTTCCATAGAAAATTAATGAAGCCCTagcctcctcctccctctctcctctctctctctctctatctctctctctctctctcaacccaacgttatattcatatatatagacCATGGCGGTAACCTCACCCCCTTCTCCTTATACTtctcctgctcctcctcctcttcccctttCATGAAACCCTTCTCCTtcgacccctcctcctcctcctcctcctcctcctcgcccttGTCCTCGTAttatagtagtagtagtagtagtagaagaAGAGGTATCCTGATCTATATTGGTCTATCGAAGGGTGGGGAGAGGGCCATGGCGTGATGCGACgatgctcctcctcctcctcctccggcgacgGCGCTGCGAAGAGGGAGGCTATGGCGCCGGAGGGCCCGGTCTCGGGAAAGGCCCAGCACCTCTGAACCGCACCACCACGGCCATGGCCCAGGAGCCCGACAACACCCCCACAACCCGAGCAGCAAGGAACcaagaggaggaaggagaagaagaagacgaagaagaagaagaagaagaagaagacgaagaagaggaagaggaagtagaggaaggagaaggagaagtagAGGGTAGTGTGGGGATAAGTAGGAGTAgtagcagtagtagtagtagagGTGGGGGTGTGAGGAACCCGTACAGGGCGTGGCTACAACTGGGCCTCGGCCCATCACGGCCCACCGTAcacgagaggaggaggaggaggaggagcgctCCCGGGGTCACCACGGAGCTCGAGCTCTTCCCGGGGAGGTGGAGGTACCCAccccctccacctcctcctcctcctcctcctcctcctcctccacctccacctcctctacctcttcctcctccgccgccgccgcagccgccgccgccgcagcagctgCAGCGGTGGGCGGCGCCGCCGNNNNNNNNNNNNNNNNNNNNNNNNNNNNNNNNNNNNNNNNNNNNNNNNNNNNNNNNNNNNNNNNNNNNNNNNNNNNNNNNNNNNNNNNNNNNNNNNNNNNNNNNNNNNNNNNNNNNNNNNNNNNNNNNNNNNNNNNNNNNNNNNNNNNNNNNNNNNNNNNNNNNNNNNNNNNNNNNNNNNNNNNNNNNNNNNNNNNNNNNNNNNNNNNNNNNNNNNNNNNNNNNNNNNNNNNNNNNNNNNNNNNNNNNNNNNNNNNNNNNNNNNNNNNNNNNNNNNNNNNNNNNNNNNNNNNNNNNNNNNNNNNNNNNNNNNNNNNNNNNNNNNNNNNNNNNNNNNNNNNNNNNNNNNNNNNNNNNNNNNNNNNNNNNNNNNNNNNNNNNNNNNNNNNNNNNNNNNNNNNNNNNNNNNNNNNNNNNNNNNNNNNNNNNNNNNNNNNNNNNNNNNNNNNNNNNNNNNNNNNNNNNNNNNNNNNNNNNNNNNNNNNNNNNNNNNNNNNNNNNNNNNNNNNNNNNNNNNNNNNNNNNNNNNNNNNNNNNNNNNNNNNNNNNNNNNNNNNNNNNNNNNNNNNNNNNNNNNNNNNNNNNNNNNNNNNNNNNNNNNNNNNNNNNNNNNNNNNNNNNNNNNNNNNNNNNNNNNNNNNNNNNNNNNNNNNNNNNNNNNNNNNNNNNNNNNNNNNNNNNNNNNNNNNNNNNNNNNNNNNNNNNNNNNNNNNNNNNNNNNNNNNNNNNNNNNNNNNNNNNNNNNNNNNNNNNNNNNNNNNNNNNNNNNNNNNNNNNNNtctctctctctctctctctctctctatatatatatatatatacacacaaacAATATAACTATATTATTCTTATGATCAGTAATATGTAcatggctctctctctctctctttctctctctcgcgctcATATCTCtctgtgtgtgtttgtgttcttttttcttaaaaaaaaaaaattattgtggtTTTGCTGCAGAGGGAGAGAACCATTCTTGCCTCAGATACCAAAGAGCTACTTGAGGATCAggtactatatatacatatatatatatatatatatatatatatatatatatatatacatctctacttcatatataaagatatatatatgtatat
This DNA window, taken from Ananas comosus cultivar F153 linkage group 21, ASM154086v1, whole genome shotgun sequence, encodes the following:
- the LOC109726727 gene encoding protein enabled homolog, which produces MLLLLLLRRRRCEEGGYGAGGPGLGKGPAPLNRTTTAMAQEPDNTPTTRAARNQEEEGEEEDEEEEEEEEDEEEEEEVEEGEGEVEGSVGISRSSSSSSSRGGGVRNPYRAWLQLGLGPSRPTVHERRRRRRSAPGVTTELELFPGRWRYPPPPPPPPPPPPPPPPPPPLPLPPPPPPQPPPPQQLQRWAAPP